GGTGGCAATCCACATGCCCAAGGCGTTTACCGGCCCCTACGCCGAACGTCTGAATGCCAAATGTTCACTGGAAATACATGAAGCCAAGGATGGCGATATTCTGCGGCCGGGACTCGTTCTCATTGCTCCCGGAGGACGGCATACATCAATAATCAGGCAAGGAGCCGGCCTGACTGTAAAGACCGATCCTACCACCCTTTTCCCCCAATACCTTTATATTCCCTCTGTGGATCAGATGATGCACAGCCTTGCCGAGGCCAGCAACGGCTCGATGCTCGGTGTGGTGCTCACCGGCATGGGTAGCGACGGGTTCAAGGGGATGCAGTTTTTAAAAACCAGGGGGGGGGTTACACTGGTGCAGGATGAAGCGACCTCAACCATCTATGGGATGCCCAAAGCCTGTATCGATGGGGGTGTTGCCGACGAGGTTCTGCCTCTGGAGCAGATAGGATTTGAAATAGCGAGGATTGCCGGCTGATCTTATCTCTCGGCACTCAAATAGATGCCTTCTCTTGTTGCCTGTGCCCGGCACAGGGAAAACCCCTGCCGTTTCAACCGAAAGAGCAGAAAAGGCGCCGCCGGAGCCAGACAATCTTTGAAAAATAGCCGCAGCTGCTGCTTGTCGTTCACAACCGTCCGGAAATCATTAAGATGCGACAACTGCGTTTCCGGCACGGAAATAAACTCGCCCCCCACAGCCGGCAAAGCCCTGGAGAATACCAATTCCAACGGAATCTCGCGCTTCTTGCCCGGCAGTAAAGTCATGGCAATTACTCTGGCCGTGATCATCCACTTCATGTTTGTTTATCTTTTTCTCTGAACTCAGTTTTACATCCAGTTATTTTTTGCCTTGCTGTCCGCTGAAGGAGAGAACAACTGTCCTTTCAATACCACTTTCCGGCTGGCGCAAGCGCAGACGTAATTCTTTGGCTGTCTCAGCCTCTCCCGGAAAGAAGATGAAGCCGTTGGCCAGATACTCTTCAGGAATTACCTTTCCCTCAAGGCTCTTGGCACGGATATCATCCATGATGCGACGCCCCCTTTCCGGAGAACTTCCTTCACCGGCCCCGCCGATAACCGCTCCTCCTGCTGTCCCGAGGGCTCCGGTTCGCAAAGCGGCCTCACCCACACTCCTGCCGCTGACAATGCCCAAAGCGGCACCAAGGACAGTTCCTGCAGCAGCACCCAGTACCGCCCCTTTACCTGCCCCTTTACCGAAATATGAGGCAAGTTGAGTGGAGCTTTCCAGACGGGAGATGGCCACATTGGTCGGAATTATCCTCCAGTAGCCATTTTTCCCATCAACCAGAAACGTCTGATCAGCCACTATTTCCGCACTTTTGCCGCTCTTGTTGTCCAGCACCAACTGCACAGGAAGAAGGCCGGTTCCCTTCACATCGAAGCCAAAGGCATCCTCTGCGGCATCGCTATCCGCATATGCTTCTCCGCCGACCATTATCCCATCCATTTGCTGGAAATTGGCATAAGCCTCAGGTGGTCTGAATGCCGCATATTGAGTCTTATACCTGGTACAGCCACTGACCGATATTATGAGTATAATCAGGAAAATCCAAAATTGCTTCATCGATTTCCTCCTGAGATACTGCAACTGGAATGCTTATTATACTTATAACAGCGGACAGCTGATGTGCAACCTACCTTTCTTCAGCATCCTCTGCCAAGTATCCGATTTTCCTGTTAAAATTCAAAGCTTGCAAAAACGCCCTGTAAGGGCATTTCTCCCCCTGGTCCAGGGCTTAGGCTGTTCCAGAAGACAAAATAGCCAGGATGACGATTTTGAAAGAAATCGCCATCCTGGCTGCCATTTATCCTGTTTTGCTCCTGATAAAAACTAAGCTGCGGGCATCGCCAATGGATGGTAGACGGAATTCCTCCACCGCGCTGACTGTCAGACCCATCTGCTCCAACTTTCCTTTCGCATGTTCCGCTTCCTCGCGTCCTTCTTTTCCCTTCATGGCAATGATCATTCCTTCAGGCTTCATAAGTCCCTTGGCCATACCGGCAAAGGTAAGGATATCGGAAAAGGCGCGAGAGACAACTGCATCGGCTTTGTTGTCCGGTTGCAGCTGTTCAGCTCTGCCATGGACGGCTTCGAAACCTGCCAATCCAATGAGTCTTGCCACGTTGCGCTGAAAGATTATTTTTTTCTCCACTGCGTCAACTGAAGTAACCCTAAGTGCCGGCATTATTATTTTCAGCGGGATGCAGGGAAAACCAGCACCGGAACCAATATCCACCAGCATGGCATCAGCCTTAACAAACTTGGCCAAGACCAGTGAATCGACAAAATGCTTTATGACAATATCTTCGTCAGACTTTATAGCAGTTAGATTAATTTTCCGGTTCCATTTCTTAAGTTCTTTCGCGTACAGAGCTAATTTTTCCACCTGATCGAAAGACAATTGCAATCCGAAATCCGCCGCCCCGCATTCCAGCATTTCTCTCGTTGCCGTATTCACTGCCCGCACCGCGATTTCAAGGCAATGGAAAGTATGGTTATGGCTGCCGGAGTTACCCCTGGGATACGTGACGCCTGGCCAAGGGTATCGGGCTTGAATTTATGCAGCTTCTCCTGAACCTCTGCCGACAATCCCGACAACCCCATATACTGCATATCCTGTGGAATCTTTGTGTGTTCCAGTTTTTTTGCCCTACCCACCTGCTCAAGCTGCCTGTCGATGTAGCCCTGATATTTTATCTGTATCTCCACCTGCTCCCGCACATCAGCCGGCGTCTCCATGATCTTCTCGTCAATCCTCGACAGATCGCTGCTGGTCACGTCCGGACGTCTGAGAAGCTGCTCATAGG
This region of Geotalea daltonii FRC-32 genomic DNA includes:
- the rsmG gene encoding 16S rRNA (guanine(527)-N(7))-methyltransferase RsmG yields the protein MNTATREMLECGAADFGLQLSFDQVEKLALYAKELKKWNRKINLTAIKSDEDIVIKHFVDSLVLAKFVKADAMLVDIGSGAGFPCIPLKIIMPALRVTSVDAVEKKIIFQRNVARLIGLAGFEAVHGRAEQLQPDNKADAVVSRAFSDILTFAGMAKGLMKPEGMIIAMKGKEGREEAEHAKGKLEQMGLTVSAVEEFRLPSIGDARSLVFIRSKTG